One window of Solwaraspora sp. WMMA2056 genomic DNA carries:
- a CDS encoding glycoside hydrolase domain-containing protein codes for MGTGATDLPRSYGPAATWWWPKPQVGNTHPGATSPLGMVSACAYSGAYPTGYGRYSKNTEGVPEEMFDRLQASGFTHFQQSGTGAIRKYYNYVRVTPMIEPLDGLGQAWALHDETAEAGYYAATLDTGVRCEITVGAKVAVHRYTFPAHRSARVVVDLSCGGLGIELGRTVPLRAQVEAMGHGRAQATVVMEGVPLSVYLEVDSPGWRQMLWYDRRLIDGGTRLDFDSIRHTTLRPFGMLMMGPAAAGQTVEVRLGFSLRGCEQARRNLEQECWPAQPGFDQVRVATRTRWAEHLDRVQVDGGTPARRTVLATAVYHSLIKPCFADDESPFWPTSGPYAFDICTMWDIYKTQLPLLAAIVPQRATDLLESLIRVCEEEGNFPIGYRMARGADRFFRQASALAHTALADAHALGSPGLDWNWALVHMVDDLRRLYGEDFFEHGLVHPITHTLDLAYAHHCTAKVARALNDRRLADDLERRSRQWVNAFDPATGLLRDSEFYEGGKWNYSFRLLHDMAARIALAGGDDAFVAKLDRFFGFGADPVTQPGRRPSPAEMAAGYALNRFEGLNNEPDMEAPWAYHYAGRPDRTARVVQAALTWQFGTGPGGLPGNDDSGALSSWYVWASLGLFPVAGQSLFLVNTPAFARAALRVGDAEFVVETSGHRETPIGSDGLDHDPAPQYVQSATLNGEPLHTTFLTAADVHRGGRLHLRLGPQPSRWGCESRPPSLSTFHPAVEDAR; via the coding sequence ATCGGTACCGGAGCGACCGACCTGCCCCGGTCGTACGGTCCGGCCGCCACGTGGTGGTGGCCGAAGCCGCAGGTGGGCAACACCCATCCGGGCGCGACCTCGCCGTTGGGCATGGTGTCGGCCTGTGCCTACTCCGGTGCCTACCCGACCGGGTACGGCCGGTACTCGAAGAACACCGAGGGCGTGCCCGAGGAGATGTTCGACCGGCTGCAGGCGTCCGGGTTCACCCACTTCCAGCAGTCCGGCACCGGGGCGATCCGCAAGTACTACAACTACGTCCGGGTGACTCCGATGATCGAGCCGCTGGACGGGCTCGGTCAGGCCTGGGCGCTGCACGACGAGACCGCCGAGGCCGGCTACTACGCCGCGACGTTGGACACCGGGGTGCGCTGCGAGATCACCGTCGGGGCGAAGGTCGCCGTGCACCGGTACACGTTCCCCGCGCACCGCAGCGCCCGGGTGGTGGTCGACCTGTCCTGCGGCGGTCTGGGCATCGAGCTGGGCCGCACGGTGCCGCTGCGAGCCCAGGTCGAGGCCATGGGCCACGGCCGGGCCCAGGCGACCGTGGTGATGGAGGGCGTGCCGCTGTCGGTCTACCTGGAGGTGGACAGCCCCGGCTGGCGGCAGATGCTCTGGTACGACCGGCGGCTCATCGACGGCGGCACCCGGCTGGACTTCGACAGCATCCGACACACCACGCTGCGGCCGTTCGGGATGCTGATGATGGGACCGGCCGCCGCCGGGCAGACCGTCGAGGTGCGGCTCGGCTTCTCGCTGCGCGGCTGTGAGCAGGCCCGGCGCAACCTGGAGCAGGAATGCTGGCCGGCGCAGCCGGGTTTCGACCAGGTCCGGGTGGCGACCCGGACCCGGTGGGCCGAGCACCTGGACCGCGTCCAGGTCGACGGCGGTACGCCGGCCCGCCGCACCGTTCTGGCCACCGCCGTCTACCACTCCCTGATCAAACCCTGCTTCGCCGACGACGAGAGCCCGTTCTGGCCGACCTCGGGGCCGTACGCCTTCGACATCTGCACGATGTGGGACATCTACAAGACGCAGCTGCCGCTGCTCGCCGCGATCGTGCCGCAGCGGGCCACCGACCTGCTGGAGTCGCTCATCCGGGTGTGCGAGGAGGAGGGCAACTTCCCGATCGGCTACCGGATGGCCCGTGGCGCCGACCGGTTCTTCCGCCAGGCGAGTGCGCTGGCGCACACCGCCCTGGCCGACGCTCACGCCCTCGGTTCGCCCGGGCTGGACTGGAACTGGGCACTGGTGCACATGGTCGACGACCTGCGCCGGCTCTACGGCGAGGACTTCTTCGAGCACGGCCTCGTGCATCCGATCACCCACACTCTCGATCTCGCCTACGCCCACCACTGCACCGCCAAGGTCGCCCGGGCGCTCAACGACCGGCGGCTCGCCGACGACCTGGAACGGCGCAGCCGGCAGTGGGTGAACGCGTTCGACCCGGCCACCGGGCTGCTGCGGGACTCGGAGTTCTACGAAGGCGGCAAGTGGAACTACTCGTTCCGGCTGCTGCACGACATGGCCGCGCGGATCGCGCTCGCCGGCGGTGACGACGCGTTCGTCGCCAAGCTCGACCGCTTCTTCGGCTTCGGCGCGGACCCGGTGACCCAGCCCGGCCGGCGACCGTCGCCGGCGGAGATGGCCGCCGGGTACGCGCTGAACCGGTTCGAAGGGCTCAACAACGAACCGGACATGGAAGCGCCCTGGGCGTACCACTACGCGGGCCGGCCCGATCGGACCGCGCGGGTCGTCCAGGCGGCGCTGACCTGGCAGTTCGGCACCGGACCAGGAGGGCTGCCCGGCAACGACGACTCCGGGGCGCTCAGCTCCTGGTACGTGTGGGCCTCGCTGGGGCTGTTCCCGGTCGCCGGACAGAGTCTGTTCCTGGTCAACACGCCCGCGTTCGCCCGGGCCGCGCTGCGGGTCGGCGACGCGGAGTTCGTGGTCGAGACCAGCGGGCACCGGGAGACCCCGATCGGGTCCGACGGCCTGGACCACGACCCGGCACCGCAGTACGTCCAGTCGGCCACCCTCAACGGCGAGCCGCTGCACACCACCTTCCTCACCGCCGCCGACGTGCACCGGGGTGGCCGGCTGCACCTGCGGCTCGGCCCGCAACCGTCGCGCTGGGGATGCGAGAGCCGCCCACCGTCGCTGTCCACGTTCCACCCCGCCGTAGAGGATGCCCGTTGA
- a CDS encoding glycosyltransferase encodes MTRPSRRLVIVVRADPVICGHSGEARNLAEVALTRGFTDVRLLTWPIATLQAAGLPLKPLDRLLPYSPGITVERPEPVGDYRVPDGRHLAGLTGRLVELLADGVPTTCLSMYLVPHTTVVNDAVTAARAAGFTTDVRTVAKAVGSDVTNVIASCLREGRFGAATVLFTTFLASDELVAVSEYTRDEIVASAEQVDAHCGTNFADQCRERVTVSYPPIDTSAYLDLDPAAVDEALARRGLRRGGYLLFLSRVARAKGIYDLVIAYGQMRCRDEVELVVAGTGPALEHVQAMSKEDDRITFLTDVDDDEKPLLMAGCAAYVLPTKPEPDFVETFGIALAEKALAGGGPIVTTLTGGTGEAVGDTAVIVEAGDIAALAETVDRVVLEMSAAEKLDREVRARAYAMSFDRGVVFDGLFPAPEPAVMAD; translated from the coding sequence TTGACCAGACCCTCCCGCCGCCTCGTCATCGTGGTCCGGGCCGACCCGGTGATCTGCGGCCATTCCGGCGAGGCACGTAACCTCGCCGAGGTCGCGCTGACCCGTGGCTTCACCGACGTCCGACTGTTGACCTGGCCGATCGCGACGCTGCAGGCGGCCGGGTTGCCGCTCAAGCCGCTGGACCGGCTGCTGCCGTACAGCCCGGGGATCACGGTGGAACGGCCGGAGCCGGTCGGGGACTACCGGGTGCCCGACGGCAGGCACCTCGCCGGGCTCACCGGCCGCCTGGTCGAACTGCTCGCCGACGGCGTGCCCACCACCTGTCTGTCGATGTACCTCGTGCCGCACACGACCGTGGTCAACGACGCGGTGACGGCCGCACGGGCCGCCGGGTTCACCACGGACGTGCGTACCGTCGCGAAAGCGGTCGGCTCCGACGTCACCAACGTGATCGCGTCCTGTCTGCGCGAGGGCCGGTTCGGTGCCGCCACCGTGCTGTTCACGACCTTCCTGGCCAGCGACGAGCTGGTCGCCGTGTCGGAGTACACCCGGGACGAGATCGTGGCGTCGGCGGAGCAGGTCGACGCGCACTGCGGCACCAACTTCGCCGATCAGTGCCGTGAGCGGGTGACGGTGAGCTACCCGCCGATCGACACCTCGGCGTACCTCGACCTTGACCCGGCGGCGGTGGACGAAGCGCTCGCCCGGCGTGGGCTGCGGCGGGGCGGCTACCTGCTCTTCCTGTCCCGGGTGGCACGGGCCAAAGGGATCTACGACCTGGTCATCGCGTACGGCCAGATGCGCTGCCGGGACGAGGTCGAGCTGGTCGTGGCCGGCACCGGCCCAGCGCTGGAGCACGTCCAGGCAATGTCCAAGGAGGACGACAGGATCACGTTCCTCACCGACGTGGACGACGACGAGAAGCCGCTGTTGATGGCCGGCTGTGCGGCGTACGTCCTGCCGACCAAGCCGGAGCCCGACTTCGTCGAGACCTTCGGCATCGCCCTGGCGGAGAAGGCGCTCGCCGGTGGCGGGCCGATCGTGACCACCCTGACCGGTGGCACCGGCGAGGCGGTCGGTGACACCGCCGTCATCGTCGAGGCCGGTGACATCGCCGCGTTGGCCGAGACGGTGGACCGGGTCGTGCTGGAGATGTCCGCCGCCGAGAAGCTCGACCGCGAAGTGCGGGCCAGGGCGTACGCCATGTCGTTCGATCGGGGTGTGGTCTTCGACGGACTGTTCCCCGCGCCGGAGCCCGCCGTCATGGCCGACTGA